A window of Hyperolius riggenbachi isolate aHypRig1 chromosome 1, aHypRig1.pri, whole genome shotgun sequence contains these coding sequences:
- the LOC137561668 gene encoding uncharacterized protein, with translation MDKIDCIRGIRSGVCKDSSFKILCNPPPKGYDCSEGTDGIYCLPTGEEGDTPGTRLSHACRLLLPCLPSQKTQRRLQVHHKSKVIEQIHLIQKISNGQYEDSSEPTTERLLYGVPRPQRCILTHPHESEITEVSEICHQDCRGECSDHNNKRSYVTSGAHDFCLHDYGLGTVSFKATPGMDPEGMEQEEVFSRRQGTDPSQGEAFFGLVEGTSTSLDRPSLELSNRMHSDNRCKCNRVRGTLQEYASPGSMVSNSKQHAIEQQRVGSSQIGSRTFLLIPPDETCVDPDRQFFSSGIPEQAGGYQECFPLESDSKDNVLGGTMDLFSKSYTFERFSKLHGRFPQSGDFVTGRVEPSPGSVSRDSAEMGQSRHRLICFQAQQQMPSVLFPLSGGQLKGHRCLLNQVGVSSGLCLSTNYSDSESTEQNNAGEGQSNIDNSFLAKKTLVFAAEKVSCRGSLDITEQTRLTISGPVLPSTADHVQANSVEPEWALLKQKGFSEELIKTLICSRKEVTRKMYAKAWRTYSDWCSRKGVSRTLISSVLEFLQAGFAMGLSISTLKVQTAALSVFLEKKLSEDRFIIQFFHATSRLKPKQRIRTPPWDLNTVLQAFSLHPFEPLSEISEKNLTLKAVFLLAICSARRVNEIQALSIDEPYCIVSDDRITLKMDPTFLPKVVSDFHRSQEIYLPSFCPNPSNDKERKLQAVDVRRCILQYMEVTNSWRRSRAMFVLHSGPNRGRQASKATIARWLRQAISLAYSVQNKRVPASIKAHSTRSMSTSWAERAGASIEQICRAATWSSSNTFAKHYKLDVSASRDLAFGRKVLQAVIPP, from the exons ATGGATAAGATCGATTGTATTAGAGGGATACGATCTGGAGTTTGTAAGGATTCCTCATTCAAGATTTTGTGTAACCCCCCACCCAAAGGATATGATTGTTCAGAAGGCACTGATGGAATCTATTGCCTCCCTACTGGAGAAGAAGGTGATACGCCAGGTACCCGCCTCTCACATGCATGCAGGCTTCTACTCCCCTGTCTTCCTAGTCAAAAAACCCAAAGGAGATTACAGGTTCATCATAAATCTAAAGTCATTGAACAGATTCATCTTATACAAAAGATTTCGAATGGACAATATGAGGACAGTAGTGAACCTACTACAGAGAGACTGTTATATGGTGTCCCTAGACCTCAGAGATGCATACTTACACATCCCCATGAGTCTGAGATCACAGAGGTTTCTGAGATTTGCCATCAGGACTGCAGGGGAG AGTGCTCAGACCACAACAATAAGAGAAGCTATGTCACTTCTGGGGCTCATGACTTCTGCCTTCATGACTATGGTTTGGGGACAGTTTCATTCAAGGCAACTCCAGGTATGGATCCTGAGGGTATGGAACAAGAAGAAGTCTTCTCTAGACGACAGGGTACTGATCCCTCCCAAGGTGAAGCTTTCTTTGGACTGGTGGAAGGAACAAGTACATCTCTCGACAGGCCGTCTCTGGAACTTTCCAACAGAATGCATTCTGACAACAGATGCAAGTGCAATAGGGTGAGGGGCACACTTCAAGAATATGCCAGCCCAGGGTCTATGGTCTCAAACTCTAAGCAGCATGCCATCGAACAACAGAGAGTTGGAAGCAGTCAGATTGGCTCTAGAACATTTCTCCTCATTCCTCCAGATGAAACATGTGTTGATCCAGACAGACAATTCTTCAGTAGTGGCATACCTGAACAGGCAGGGGGGTACCAGGAGTGCTTCCCTTTGGAGTCAGACTCAAAGGATAATGTCCTGGGCGGAACAATGGACTTGTTCTCTAAAAGCTATACATTTGAAAGGTTCTCGAAATTGCATGGCAGATTTCCTCAGTCGGGAGACTTTGTTACAGGACGAGTGGAGCCTTCACCAGGAAGTGTTTCAAGAGATTCTGCAGAAATGGGGCAGTCCAGACATAGACTTATTTGCTTCCAAGCACAACAACAAATGCCCTCAGTTCTGTTCCCTCTCTCGGGAGGACAACTCAAAGGTCATAGATGCCTTCTCAATCAAGTGGGAGTTTCCTCTGGTCTATGCCTTTCCACCAATTACAGTGATTCCGAAAGTACTGAACAAAATAATGCAGGAGAAGGTCAGAGCAATATTGATAACTCCTTTTTGGCCAAAAAGACTTTGGTTTTCGCTGCTGAAAAGGTTAGCTGTAGAGGATCCCTGGATATTACCGAACAGACCAGACTTACTATCTCAGGGCCCGTTCTTCCATCCACAGCTGACCATGTTCAAGCTAACAGCGTGGAACCTGAATGGGCACTCCTGAAACAAAAGGGATTTTCAGAAGAACTTATAAAAACTTTGATTTGCAGCAGAAAGGAggtaactagaaaaatgtatgcgaaGGCTTGGAGAACTTATTCTGATTGGTGCTCAAGGAAAGGGGTCTCAAGAACTTTGATATCCTCTGTATTAGAGTTTTTACAGGCAGGATTCGCAATGGGCCTAAGCATCAGCACATTAAAAGTACAGACGGCTGCATTAAGTGTATTCTTGGAGAAAAAATTATCAGAAGATCGCTTTATAATTCAGTTCTTCCATGCAACGTCTAGGTTGAAACCAAAACAGAGAATAAGGACCCCACCTTGGGATTTAAACACAGTGTTACAGGCATTTTCATTACATCCCTTTGAGCCattatcagaaatatcggagaaAAACCTTACTTTGAAGGCAGTGTTTCTACTAGCAATTTGTTCTGCAAGGCGTGTAAACGAGATCCAGGCCTTGTCGATTGATGAACCATACTGCATTGTTTCAGACGATCGCATCACTTTAAAGATGGACCCTACCTTTCTACCAAAAGTGGTCTCGGATTTTCACCGGTCACAGGAGATTTACTTACCTTCTTTTTGTCCAAATCCTTCAAATgacaaggaaaggaagttgcaggcTGTTGATGTTAGACGCTGTATCTTACAGTATATGGAGGTCACTAACAGTTGGAGAAGGTCTAGGGCGATGTTTGTCCTTCATTCAGGACCAAACAGAGGAAGGCAAGCTTCAAAAGCTACCATAGCACGATGGTTAAGACAGGCCATTTCCCTGGCCTACAGCGTGCAGAATAAGAGAGTGCCAGCATCCATCAAGGCTCACTCCACGAGATCGATGTCaacttcttgggcagagagggcaggagccaGTATTGAGCAGATTTGCCGAGCAGCTACCTGGTCTTCTTCAAACACTTTTGCTAAACATTATAAGCTAGACGTATCTGCTAGTAGAGATTTAGCCTTTGGCAGAAAGGTTTTACAGGCAGTTATCCCTCCCTAG